From the genome of Capra hircus breed San Clemente unplaced genomic scaffold, ASM170441v1, whole genome shotgun sequence, one region includes:
- the LOC108634777 gene encoding uncharacterized protein LOC108634777, which translates to VRSGVSPPRIPADCHWLSTASSWDHVSPGLFCGGPADRTGRGKDGASRTEHGSPVVETGVCPTGRGFGSRCDVRKPWPLKRAHAGAAAVQREISSGSSCPSSEQRVPSGPLLLPCTRTLPNGPRNSLPQRSVLATTHLHGDGDGSVRPRQSPSSRVPGPCALAFTPGTVRSVGLCRTCPEPCGIVPDQGFGGKHPVPLPPRQVDPSPLDHQAGKSLHSLLKASTLKQSTSSSKHHWTITTERKETMTLQEAARVPVCEKRRSTLHDAIPFPGLIVQKLSHPKRGTAGYPSRVWDGGFPGGSVGNRPVPTQETRVSSPARDDPTCYRATKPIGLADGIRALDPGHCER; encoded by the exons AGGCCCTGCAGATCGAACAGGCAGGGGCAAGGATGGGGCTTCCCGCACCGAGCACGGTTCCCCCGTCGTGGAAACAGGCGTCTGTCCCACCGGGCGGGGCTTCGGCTCTCGGTGCGATGTCCGCAAGCCGTGGCCGCTGAAACGTGCGCACGCTGGAGCCGCCGCCGTGCAGAGGGAGATCTCATCCGGCTCCTcgtgtccttccagtgagcag AGAGTCCCCTcaggtcccctgctcctcccatgcACGCGCACGCTCCCCAACGGTCCTAGGAACAGCCTGCCCCAGAGGAGCGTGCTGGCCACAACCCACCTCCACGGAGACGGAGACGGCAGTGTCCGTCCGCGTCAGTCACCCTCGTCCAGAGTCCCCGGGCCGTGTGCCCTCGCCTTCACGCCTGGCACCGTCCGTTCTGTAGGTTTGTGTCGAACCTGCCCGGAGCCCTGTGGCATCGTCCCGGATCAGGGGTTCGGTGGAAAACACCCTGTCCCCCTGCCTCCtcggcaggtggatccttcaccactggaccaccaggcagggaagtcccttcacagcCTTCTAAAAGCATCTACCCTGAAACAGTCCACGTCGTCCTCCAAACATCACTGGACCATCACGACGGAAAGGAAGGAAACGAT GACACTTCAAGAAGCAGCAAGAGTGCCGGTCTGTGAGAAACGAAGGTCAACCCTTCACGATGCAATCCCTTTTCCGGGCCTGATCGTTCAGAAACTCTCCCATCCCAAGCGGGGGACGGCAGGATATCCATCTCGAGTTTGGGACgggggcttccccggcggctccgTAGGAAACCGTCCCGTGCCcacgcaggaaacacgggtttcaTCCCCGGCCCGGgacgatcccacgtgctacagagcCACGAAGCCCATAGGCCTCGCCGACGGAAtccgtgctctagatcctggccaCTGCGAGCGCTGA